In Spirochaetota bacterium, a single genomic region encodes these proteins:
- a CDS encoding pyruvate formate lyase family protein, whose product MTSKMGSIKDVLQKKSIDELEKSREWWWVAEKKRSERLDYLRKAVWKKGKKGGMYEPGVKIDLERPLLFTESWKENENDPIMMKRAKALEHVLDNITIHITDHAQIVGYLGSLPNTLMWYVDIASFLNEEIYNDPMVIPEPQEESLKTMAELNNYWGPRDNLGKVFRELSSEEAVKMMSTVIMWGLPVGGSFGYSGKDYEYMMTGKRGFEDIIDEIQERIDEAEEKIDGNPGPDILPLYDKLANWEAMQIILEACIRYAKRYSRLARIIAENFESDPKRKEELLRIAESCERVPDKPPRTLQESLQYDHFIQVWARFEDGEAAWPCRPDYYHWPCYNRDVNIEKNITKEEAIDLIGEFMIRSYELAGYTPSFASEALQGIQATWVWTLGGVNQDGTDACNDLTIAFMQAARLVRVANPTFGFRWHPKVKDDVWREVFECIRHGLGYPSIRNDPILIANGMHWFGHPLEEMRTWVHQACMSPCPTTKHGAQPARMASTTLNTSKMVEYALHNGFDNCIKMQMGPKTGDARKFTDFEELFEAWVNQMEWLMNFGTRIVNRGRVKSPEYYGRPFLSAISEASVETGLDRLEPSLERGNAWVTFFTWVENVDSLAAVKKLVFDDKKYTMDELITALETNWEGKEDMRLDFVKNAPKWGNDDDYVDDIMVRCLKEVARHSHEIRCPSGNTWPALPENVSGNIHFSTMVHALPNGRKLGDALYDGGISPGPGLDKKGPTAVLKSCGKIDHISDGRAFLLNQRLSPTQLSGEKGYQLWKSYMKTWADLGIDHVQFNMVDDATLRAAQKDPEQYQEVIVRVAGYSAHFVDISRKTQDNIIQRTVQGLG is encoded by the coding sequence ATGACATCAAAGATGGGATCTATCAAGGATGTATTACAAAAGAAAAGTATTGATGAGTTAGAAAAGAGCAGAGAATGGTGGTGGGTAGCTGAGAAGAAGAGGTCAGAGCGCCTTGATTATTTGAGAAAAGCAGTTTGGAAGAAGGGGAAAAAGGGAGGGATGTATGAGCCTGGCGTAAAAATTGATCTTGAAAGGCCCCTCCTCTTTACAGAAAGTTGGAAGGAAAATGAAAATGATCCAATTATGATGAAACGAGCAAAGGCCCTAGAGCATGTGCTTGACAATATTACTATACACATAACAGATCATGCTCAAATTGTGGGTTATCTTGGAAGCCTACCTAATACACTCATGTGGTATGTTGATATAGCAAGTTTCCTGAATGAAGAGATATATAATGACCCGATGGTAATACCTGAACCTCAGGAGGAATCGCTTAAGACTATGGCTGAACTTAACAACTACTGGGGACCTAGAGATAATCTGGGAAAGGTCTTCAGGGAGTTATCAAGCGAAGAAGCTGTTAAGATGATGAGCACTGTTATAATGTGGGGTCTTCCTGTTGGGGGCAGTTTTGGGTATTCAGGCAAGGACTATGAGTACATGATGACGGGCAAGAGGGGATTTGAAGACATTATAGATGAGATACAGGAAAGAATAGATGAAGCAGAGGAGAAGATTGATGGGAATCCAGGGCCGGACATTCTTCCACTCTATGACAAGCTAGCCAATTGGGAGGCTATGCAGATCATCTTAGAGGCATGCATCAGATACGCAAAGAGATATTCGAGACTTGCACGGATAATAGCAGAAAATTTTGAATCTGATCCTAAAAGGAAGGAGGAACTCCTGCGCATTGCTGAGTCCTGCGAGAGGGTGCCTGACAAACCGCCAAGGACTCTTCAGGAATCGTTGCAGTATGATCATTTTATACAGGTATGGGCAAGATTTGAGGATGGCGAAGCCGCATGGCCATGCCGGCCGGATTATTACCACTGGCCTTGCTATAACAGGGATGTTAATATAGAGAAGAATATTACAAAGGAAGAGGCGATTGACCTTATAGGAGAGTTTATGATCAGGTCTTATGAATTAGCCGGGTATACCCCAAGCTTTGCCTCTGAGGCCCTTCAGGGCATACAGGCCACCTGGGTATGGACCCTTGGCGGAGTAAACCAGGATGGCACTGACGCATGCAATGATCTCACCATTGCCTTTATGCAGGCTGCAAGGCTTGTGCGTGTTGCGAATCCTACCTTTGGGTTCAGATGGCATCCAAAGGTAAAGGATGATGTATGGAGAGAAGTATTCGAATGCATCAGGCATGGATTGGGCTATCCAAGCATACGAAATGATCCAATACTTATTGCAAATGGTATGCATTGGTTTGGTCATCCCCTTGAAGAGATGAGAACATGGGTCCATCAGGCCTGCATGTCTCCCTGCCCCACGACAAAGCATGGCGCACAGCCTGCTCGCATGGCCTCAACAACATTAAATACTTCAAAGATGGTTGAATATGCTCTGCACAATGGATTCGATAATTGCATCAAGATGCAGATGGGTCCTAAGACGGGTGATGCGCGAAAGTTTACAGATTTTGAAGAGCTTTTCGAGGCATGGGTAAATCAGATGGAATGGTTGATGAACTTTGGCACAAGGATAGTAAACCGAGGCAGAGTGAAAAGTCCTGAGTATTATGGTCGCCCCTTTCTCTCTGCTATTTCAGAAGCGTCTGTTGAGACCGGTCTTGACAGACTAGAGCCATCGCTCGAAAGGGGCAATGCATGGGTTACCTTCTTTACTTGGGTGGAGAATGTTGACAGTCTGGCAGCGGTAAAGAAATTGGTTTTTGATGATAAGAAATACACTATGGATGAACTTATTACTGCCCTTGAGACTAATTGGGAGGGTAAGGAGGATATGAGGTTGGATTTTGTGAAGAACGCTCCTAAGTGGGGTAATGATGATGATTATGTGGATGATATAATGGTACGCTGTTTAAAAGAGGTTGCGAGGCACTCCCATGAGATAAGGTGTCCATCGGGCAATACATGGCCTGCATTGCCTGAGAATGTAAGTGGTAATATCCATTTTTCTACTATGGTTCACGCGCTTCCCAATGGAAGGAAGTTGGGAGATGCTCTATACGATGGCGGTATTTCACCAGGCCCTGGTCTTGATAAAAAAGGACCTACAGCAGTGCTGAAGTCATGTGGGAAGATAGATCATATAAGCGATGGAAGGGCATTCCTCTTGAATCAACGCTTATCTCCTACCCAGCTTTCTGGCGAGAAGGGCTATCAGTTATGGAAGTCTTACATGAAAACATGGGCTGACCTTGGAATAGACCATGTACAGTTCAATATGGTAGATGATGCGACACTTCGAGCAGCGCAGAAGGACCCTGAGCAGTATCAGGAGGTGATCGTTCGTGTGGCCGGTTACAGCGCGCATTTTGTGGACATCAGCCGCAAAACACAGGATAATATTATACAGAGAACAGTTCAAGGTCTGGGATAG